One window of Quercus robur chromosome 5, dhQueRobu3.1, whole genome shotgun sequence genomic DNA carries:
- the LOC126727121 gene encoding derlin-2.2 → MAQAVEEWYKQMPIITRSYLTAAIVTTIGCSLDIISPYNLYLNPNLVIKQYQLWRLVTNFLYFRKMDLDFMFHMFFLARYCKLLEENSFRGRTADFFYMLLFGATVLTGIVLVGGMIPYLSESFAKIIFLSNSLTFMMVYVWSKQNPFIHMSFLGLFTFTAAYLPWVLLGFSVLVGASAWVDLLGMIAGHAYYFLEDVYPRMTGRRPLRTPSFIKALFADEPVVVARPGNVRFAAPAADDVLQG, encoded by the exons ATGGCTCAGGCAGTGGAAGAATGGTACAAGCAAATGCCTATCATCACCCGTTCGTATCTCACGGCTGCTATTGTCACCACCATCGGTTGCTCCCTTGAT ATAATATCACCTTATAATTTGTACTTGAACCCTAATCTAGTGATCAAGCAATATCAGTTATGGCGTCTCGTTACCAATTTCTTGTATTTCCGGAAAATGG ACTTGGACTTTATGTTTCACATGTTCTTTCTAGCTCGATACTGCAAACTCCTTGAAGAGAACTCATTCAGGGGAAGGACAGCCGATTTCTTTTACATGCTCTTATTTGGTGCCACTGTTTTAACTGGAATTGTTCTTGTTGGGGGAATGATACCGTACTTGTCGGAGTCATTTGCAAAAATTATATTCCTTAGCAATTCCCTGACATTCATGATG GTCTATGTGTGGAGCAAGCAAAATCCTTTCATCCATATGAgttttttgggcctttttacttTCACAGCCGCTTACCTACCATGG GTTCTTCTGGGATTCTCTGTACTTGTTGGCGCTAGTGCATGGGTGGATCTATTG GGAATGATTGCTGGTCATGCCTACTATTTTCTTGAAGATGTGTATCCACGAATGACAGGTCGCCGGCCTTTGAGAACTCCCTCATTTATTAAAGCGCTATTTGCGGATGAGCCTGTTGTAGTGGCACGGCCTGGGAATGTGAGATTTGCTGCTCCTGCTGCAGATGATGTTCTCCAAGGTTAA
- the LOC126727122 gene encoding tobamovirus multiplication protein 1, translating into MTRMPLSFTSMADMEALLAGWWDDVNGSSQWQDGIFYTLCAAYALVSSIALIQLIRIELRVPEYGWTTQKVFHLMNFIVNGVRAIVFGFHSQVFLLRPRVLFLVLLDLPGLLFFSTYTLLVLFWAEIYHQARSLPTDKLRIVYISVNAGIYLVQVCIWVYLWIDDNSIVEFIGKIFIAVVSIIAALGFLLYGGRLFFMLRRFPIESKGRRKKLHEVGSVTAICFTCFLIRCFVVLLSAFDTDASLDVLYHPVLNVIYYMLVEILPSALVLYILRKLPPKRISAQYHPIR; encoded by the exons ATGACGAGAATGCCACTGAGCTTCACGTCCATGGCGGACATGGAAGCTCTGCTGGCTGGTTGGTGGGACGATGTCAATGGGTCCTCTCAGTGGCAAGACGGGATCTTCTACACTCTCTGTGCTGCTTATGCCCTTGTCTCCTCTATCGCTTTG ATTCAATTAATAAGGATTGAGTTGAGAGTGCCCGAATATGGTTGGACGACGCAGAAAGTTTTCCATCTTATGAACTTCATTGTTAATGGAG TACGTGCTATTGTGTTTGGATTTCACTCGCAAGTGTTTCTGTTGCGTCCAAGG GTTCTATTTTTGGTGTTATTGGATCTTCCGGGCCTTCTATTTTTCTCTACATACACACTCCTTGTCCTTTTTTGGGCAGAGATATACCACCAG GCAAGAAGTTTACCGACCGATAAGCTTAGAATTGTTTATATTTCAGTTAATGCTGGAATATATTTAGTACAG GTTTGCATCTGGGTATACCTTTGGATTGATGACAACAGCATTGTAGAATTCATTGGGAAAATATTTATTGCAG TTGTGTCAATCATAGCTGCATTAGGGTTCTTGCTGTATGGTGGAAG ATTATTTTTCATGCTGAGACGCTTTCCTATTGAATCaaaaggaagaaggaagaagctTCATGAG GTTGGATCTGTTACAGCCATATGTTTCACCTGTTTTCTAATAAGATGCTTTGTG GTTCTTTTATCTGCTTTTGATACGGATGCATCACTTGATGTTTTGTATCATCCTGTTTTGAACGTAATCTACTACATG CTGGTTGAGATACTGCCTTCAGCTCTAGTCCTCTACATACTGCGTAAGTTGCCTCCCAAGAGAATATCAGCGCAATATCACCCTATCCGTTAA